The genomic region TTGAAAAGCAGGCATATGCCAAAAACATAAGTGAGTCTCACATTTGCATCAGAACAGATAAGTATGTGCCGGAAACAGGCACAACCATAGAAATGCAAATTCAATTTCCAAATGATGAGGTAATTAATGAAATACTAGGGAATGTCCTATCATGCAGGCAAACATCGCTGAAAGATGAATACGAACTGGACATTGAATTTTCAGAATTGCTAGAAGAAAAACAGCAGATCATCAGTAATTATATAAAAAGCAGATCGTAGAAAGTTAGACTATATACGTATGCCACAGCATAGAAAAGTTCTTCTGTGCTGTGGCATAAAACTATCTTGCTAGACCATACTCTATTTTTATGCCTGCTATGAGTGAAAGCTTATCCAGCATATCCTCCGCGCCGGCAATTACGTAATAGTCCTTATCTTTCCATATCCTATAACTCAGGTTTGTTCTGAGAAAGAATGGGGAACTGTAAACAGCACTGTGCCCTTCAACTGTAATACTAGTTTTTTCGTCAGGCAGCATATAGTCTACTCCCAGCCCCACTCCTGAATTTATCATACCGCCTCTGAGTGTCAGACTATTATTGAGGTATTTAGATGCAATCTGCGCGTCGTACTCAACATATTGAACGTTTCTTCTGTCTCTTCGCCCGTATGGATTTGATGCCTTTAGATCTATCTTACTGATTCCAAGAAGATAGTATCTATCATCAGAAGTCTCAACTCTTGCGTAAATTTTGGTTCTTGGCATTTTGTTTCTAAGAGACCAAACACTTTCAGCCCCTATGTAGGTTGTTGCTTCTTTTATTGTTGCCGCGGTAGTCAAAACGCCTGTCGTTACACCTTCAGAAATTTGTTTTACCGCTGTTTTTTTCTGCGGTTGAGCTACCTTCTTTGGAAGTCCGCCTGCATACACTAAGCTAAAACATACACCAGTCAATACGGCGATTAAACTAACTCTAAACAAAGATTTCATTTCCTTTCACCTCCCTTCCACACGTATTTACGAATTACTACACTTTAAACGAAGTATATATTAGGATACGGCTCTTTGTCAATTAGAAATGCTCGATTTGTTAATAAGTAACTAGTTTGCAACATCTTTTGCATACTGGGTAGATTCCAGATAAAAGTTTTTTTCTCATCCTCTTGAATTCAGTATTGTTCCATATAGATATAAGGGATTCATTTCGAATATTACCCATTTTATGCTGCATTAGGAGACAAAAAGGCACGGTTCCATCGGAATTTATTCTGCATATAAAAAACGGATATGTGCAAACTCCTCTGGGATTATAATCATGTCTGTAGTAATCTTTAATATGTTCTAGTTTACTCACAGGTCGTGAGTGCATATTTATTCCAAGCTTGCCAGCTTTTCTCAGAGCTTTCTGCCATGTACTTAATAACAGAGGAAATTCCTCTAACTGAATGCTTTGCTCTTCTGAACATGTATCAAATAGCCCTAATTCTGGATTCCCAGTCATCTCTGCGGATTTATTCAAGTCCTCAGCAGTATTGTAGATAAGGTGATTAAATACAACGTTCTTTATGCCAAGTTCTTTTGCAACATCAAGACACTCATCAAAAGATTTTACATTAGTCTTTGAAATTACTGAATTAATGTGCACACACTTATCTGTATTTATGCCAAGAGCATTTAATGAGGTTAGAAGTCTTTCAGCTCCATTAAATGCGCGTTTAAATGCATCATTAGCCCTTCGTATTATATCGTGTGTCTCCCCTTTTCCATCAAAGGATAAAGAAATGTTACGGATTACTCTGGCTTTAATAAGACGAGCTAAATGCAAAGCATTTTCTTCATTTATTAAAGTAGCATTTGTTGTTAAGTTTTGGATGACTATCCCTCTCTCAGCAAAATAATTCAGAATATCGAGAATATCCTTGCGAATAAAAATTTCCCCTCCAACAAGGTTTATAGTTATTAGTTTTAACTTATCGAATATATTTTTTATTTCTTCTAAGGATAATTCGTCTTCAGCACGAATCTGATTGTGTTGCTGATAACACATTGAGCATCTGAGATTACATCTTCTTGTAAGTTCAATACAAATCTCTTCAGGTAATTTAAAAGTTCTTCCTGTTCCCCATGAATGTAGAACTTTTAATTTCCTATTAACATTAATACTGTGAAGTTTATTCCTGAGCCTTTTTAGAAGATAGAATAAGACCATAACTATACTATTTGTTTTTTTGCCTGTTTATTAATTTTACAAAAAACTATTATACATATAGCCCAGATAGCTAAAATAGGTATGAATTCCAGCATTCCAGCTTTCCCGAATAGAAGTGAAAACAAGTTATTTTCAAAGTATATATCAATATCTGCTAAACGGTAAAATATATTCTGGTAACACATACTATTCCCCCGACGTGCAAGAACATCTGTTCCAATTGCAAACAGCATTAAAATACTTGATACAGCTACTAAAACCATAAAGATGGATGCTAATATTTTTGATTTCAACTTTGCCACTCCATATATTGCCATAATACATAAAAACGGAATAGCTGTTATTAAAAAACGTTCTGCAAAAAATTTAAATGAAGAATAAAATAATAGCACAGCTGCTGAAATAATAATAAAAAATAAAAATTCTCTCTTTCTTTTGCTTTTTAACCCAAAATAAGCCCCTGGAAAAGCAAACAGTAGAAAAGGATGCATCATAAATATCCCCCTTTTTAGACCAAACGTTAACTTAATGATTCTACTCAACTTAGGAAGCTTGATGCCGCTAATTCCCTGAGCATGGTATTTTGCAAAGTAATGAGAATATTCATAATTATAGCCTGTTTTTAAAGGATTATCAAAGCAGGCGTAATGATATATACATAGTATTATAACGGCTAAACATACAGGAATAGCTAGGTAGATAAGTTTTTTAATTGATTTAGTAACCGCAAATAAATAAGCAAAAACAAATACAGCAAAAACCACCATAGGATATTCGCATAAAATAGCTAGACCCAGTAAGGAACCGCTCAAGAAAATTTTAGATTTATTAATTTCTTTGATATTTGAGCTCTTAATTAAAATATAAAATGCTGTAAAAAAAAGGAAACCTGCAACGTGGTGTGCGTAAAACATATTTGAGTAAAAAAAGACAATAGTTCCAAGGCTATAACTCATAGTTCCTAAGATAGACAATCTAATATTGCTGAGAAACATATTAATTGTTTTGTAAAAGATTACCCCCATTATTGCTGATGGGATTATAACTACAAAAAAAGTTGGAATATAAATTTTGAATATATAATCGACTAAAGCTGAAGATGAACTACAAAGTCTTAAGATTTTTGATGCTATAAAATAAAATGGTACTGCAAGAAATGAAATTCCTGGGGCTTTATCTGTATAAAAATGTCCTTTATAGAATGCCTTATCTCCTGTATTTTCATGATATGTATCAATGCTAAATGAATGGTGGTCAACTATTGACCAGACCAGATCCAGTCTTGTTCCACTGTTCCAGTCAAGTCTTCTGAAAAAGTAACCATAGGATATAACAAGCACAATAAAGATTAAAAGTTCGATTTTGTAAACTTTCATAAGATTCATAAATACACGAATGTCTACCAATATAGCATTGCTTAATTTAGCTGTCAAATTCTGGAAATTTAATTCCTTTCTGCTATAATGCAGCGATATGGAATATCTTAAGAAATTCATTTTAAAATTTATAGGACAGAATCAGCTTAAGAGGACATTGATCAAAAATACTGGTTTTATGTTTGGAGGTGATATTGCAACAAAGACATTCCGTCTATTGATAATTCTTATTCTTGGCAAGATATTATCTCCCAATGAGTATGGCCAGTTGTTTGAAGCAATGGCAGTGGTTCTTGTAATAAGTGAACTTATTGATGTTAGAATTGGGGAAGCAGTTACCAAGTTTGCAACAGATTACCTCGTAAAAAACCAGAAGAATAAAGCTCTAAGTATCATTAGAATAGGATATTTGGTAGATACGCTTTTAGGAATATTGTGTTTTTGTATTATCATGTTGATTGGAGATATTGTAGCGCAAAAGGTATTTCACGGTCATGTGTCCTCAAGACTAATAAAAATATATGCTTTGTCTCCTCTTCTCTCAACAGTGAATGGTACCTCTCTTGCAATAATTCAAACATTTAAAAAATTTAAGATAATGAGTGTATTCAACGCATTAAGCGCATTTGCAAGGTTCGTTTTTCCCGTCAGTCTTGTCGGGCTCGGTTTAGAATATATAATGTTTGGTTATGTTCTGGCAGCTTTTATACCTGCAGTTTGTTTATCAGTTGTTGTATTGAAGCTTATAAAGACACAATTCAAGGGAATCAGGGCATCAAATATTCTTCCAGAGATGAAAAAAATTCTGCCGTTTACCTTTCACACAACAATTTCTGTTACTTTTAAATCCGTTATCAGAGAAATGGATGTAGTGCTGCTGGGATTTTTTAAGTCACCGGAAATAGTTGCCTATTACAAAATAGCTCTTGCGTATGTCAACACACTCGGATTTGTAACAGGTCCTGTTGGCACAGTTATTTACCCAACTTTAACCTCTCTATGGGCAGAGAAAAATATTTCACTCTATAAAAAAATATTACGAAAAATAAGCAGTGTAATGATTTTTGTATCCGGTGCTGGAGCTGCTATTATAGTTATTGCAGGTCCACATATTTTCAGAATATGGAAACCGGTATATCTTAATTCAATGCCTGCAATACGAGTAATGATATTTGCTGTTATACTATCAAATATTTTCTGCTGGATGAGGTCTACAATTTTATCTTCAGGTAAGCCGTATATATCTACGATTAGCAATATGGGCGGCGCCATTGCGCTTATTCTCGCATCGTTTCTGCTGGTTCCGTGGCTGGGGCTCATGGGTATGGCGATTACTTATGTGCTGGTCTATACTGCGATAATTTCAATTGCATTAATAATGCTTAGAAAGTCTGTTTTTAATTATGAATTCTAAATTAATAAACAAAATTAGATCTAAATTAAAAATCGTTGTCAAAGACAGCTTAATCTATCCGGCAAATATCAGATTCCCAATGGAACGAGCCAATGCTATTCAGATAGTGAATACGTGCTATGCTCTGGCAAGTAAAGGCGTAAGAGTATATCTATTAGTAAGGAAAATGAATAATAGAACCACTGAAGAGTGTCTGGGATTTTATGGATTGAAGCCTCACACTAATTTGCATATAATCAGGTTGCCTGTTTTGAATATCCACATACATCTTATTTGGAATTACTCATTCTATTTCCTGTGTTTTTTAACCATATTTTTTCTCTCAGCATTCAAGAATGTTAAAAAGATATACTTGCGTGAAATTGGTATAGCAAGGTATCTGTTGAGACTTAAAAATTTATTAAGATACGAATTATTATATGAAGTGCATACGATACAGTCCATGGAACAAAAAGAAAGGGGGAAATTACTATTTGATGGAACTACCCCTAACGCGAACAGATTGAGAAAAATCTCAAAAAGAGAAAGAGAAGTTCTAATAAGTGCAGATAAACTAATAGCAATTTCTGAGAGTTTAAAGGATGCTATACAGAAATATCTTGGCATTTCTAGAAAAATTGCCACAATACCTGATGGAGCGTTAATTCCCGATGTTTCAGAGAGAGGTTTTTCTAAGAGACCAAGTAGCAGAAATATAGTCTATGTCGGACAATTATACCCATGGAAAGGAGTTGACATTCTAATAAAGGCATTAAAGGAAATACCAGATGC from bacterium harbors:
- a CDS encoding radical SAM protein, with translation MVLFYLLKRLRNKLHSINVNRKLKVLHSWGTGRTFKLPEEICIELTRRCNLRCSMCYQQHNQIRAEDELSLEEIKNIFDKLKLITINLVGGEIFIRKDILDILNYFAERGIVIQNLTTNATLINEENALHLARLIKARVIRNISLSFDGKGETHDIIRRANDAFKRAFNGAERLLTSLNALGINTDKCVHINSVISKTNVKSFDECLDVAKELGIKNVVFNHLIYNTAEDLNKSAEMTGNPELGLFDTCSEEQSIQLEEFPLLLSTWQKALRKAGKLGINMHSRPVSKLEHIKDYYRHDYNPRGVCTYPFFICRINSDGTVPFCLLMQHKMGNIRNESLISIWNNTEFKRMRKKLLSGIYPVCKRCCKLVTY
- a CDS encoding oligosaccharide flippase family protein, which encodes MEYLKKFILKFIGQNQLKRTLIKNTGFMFGGDIATKTFRLLIILILGKILSPNEYGQLFEAMAVVLVISELIDVRIGEAVTKFATDYLVKNQKNKALSIIRIGYLVDTLLGILCFCIIMLIGDIVAQKVFHGHVSSRLIKIYALSPLLSTVNGTSLAIIQTFKKFKIMSVFNALSAFARFVFPVSLVGLGLEYIMFGYVLAAFIPAVCLSVVVLKLIKTQFKGIRASNILPEMKKILPFTFHTTISVTFKSVIREMDVVLLGFFKSPEIVAYYKIALAYVNTLGFVTGPVGTVIYPTLTSLWAEKNISLYKKILRKISSVMIFVSGAGAAIIVIAGPHIFRIWKPVYLNSMPAIRVMIFAVILSNIFCWMRSTILSSGKPYISTISNMGGAIALILASFLLVPWLGLMGMAITYVLVYTAIISIALIMLRKSVFNYEF
- a CDS encoding glycosyltransferase family 4 protein; this translates as MNSKLINKIRSKLKIVVKDSLIYPANIRFPMERANAIQIVNTCYALASKGVRVYLLVRKMNNRTTEECLGFYGLKPHTNLHIIRLPVLNIHIHLIWNYSFYFLCFLTIFFLSAFKNVKKIYLREIGIARYLLRLKNLLRYELLYEVHTIQSMEQKERGKLLFDGTTPNANRLRKISKREREVLISADKLIAISESLKDAIQKYLGISRKIATIPDGALIPDVSERGFSKRPSSRNIVYVGQLYPWKGVDILIKALKEIPDAMLTIVGGLSYEKDVHRLKKFAKEITVENGVQFVGFVPHRDIKKYLKEADVGVIPLTDNVMSRYFTSPLKLFEYMAAGLPIVASNLPTIREILIDHKNAVLVKPGDSKDLAQGIKELLDNHELANKLSQKAYEDVKQYSWDMRAERIVKVLGEN